One Malus domestica chromosome 11, GDT2T_hap1 genomic region harbors:
- the LOC103448571 gene encoding G-type lectin S-receptor-like serine/threonine-protein kinase At4g27290 isoform X2 produces the protein MNDDNKNKFLGGVDSIGPSQSIRNGTTLVSNDGSFELGFFSPGSSKNSYLGIWIKNVPVRAVVWVANRCKPINDSSGTLMLDITGNLVLFGQNKSVVWSTNIVKHAQSATVQLLDSGNLVVRDVKDGNSGTYLWQSFDYPSDTLLPGMKLGWDLRTGLKRRLSAWKNAEDPCPGNITYGIEMELEAYPQAFIRNGTAKFYRSSLWNNLTFCGAPEKPSSRFAFNFVYTDDEVYYTYKHKVQIISRIVLNQTIGKCARYYWDAIDPHWGQFSSRPREQCDQYHLCGANGKCTFDNNQVCQCLKGFRPKSQEKGNLTDWSLGCVRNKPLSCQEKDKDGFLNFTSLKLPDTTHSWVNRSMNLNECRAKCLGNCSCTAYTSSDMRGGTGCAIWFGDLLDIRELVTAGPDLYVRLSASELALGTSSGSHEEGNDGKWKIPLMVVVAITVMFSGILLVGYIRRRRKNLREKTELGERDQSNEGEGKENLELPLFDWNEIASVTENFSTENKLGEGGFGPVYRGTLADGQEIAVKRLSRSSGQGLDEFMNEVVLIAKLQHRNLVKLLGGCIHGEEKMLIYEYMPNGSLDSSIFDRTREEQLIDWPKRFHIICGIARGLLYLHQDSRLRIIHRDLKASNVLLDDEMNPKISDFGLARILVGGDQAGGNTNRVVGTYGYMAPEYAVDGQFSVKSDVFSYGILVLEIISGTKNKGFYNKNSHNLIGHAWRLWNEGRPLEVIDTGLGNSFSLSEVLRCIHVSLLCVQHEPEDRPSMASVVIMLGSDGALAQPKQPGFFIENESYEAGLSSNNQTSSTNEVSITHLEAR, from the exons ATGAACGatgacaacaaaaacaaattccTGGGTGGAg TTGACAGCATTGGTCCGTCGCAGTCTATCCGTAATGGAACGACCTTAGTTTCAAACGATGGAAGCTTTGAGCTTGGTTTCTTCAGTCCAGGTAGTTCCAAGAATAGTTACTTGGGAATTTGGATCAAGAATGTCCCGGTAAGAGCTGTTGTTTGGGTTGCAAACAGATGCAAACCAATCAATGACTCGTCCGGCACATTAATGTTAGACATAACCGGCAATCTTGTGTTGTTTGGTCAGAATAAGAGTGTTGTTTGGTCGACAAACATAGTTAAACACGCCCAAAGTGCAACGGTACAGCTATTAGATTCTGGAAATTTGGTGGTAAGAGATGTGAAAGATGGAAATTCAGGAACCTATTTGTGGCAAAGCTTCGATTATCCTTCCGATACACTGTTACCGGGAATGAAGTTGGGATGGGACTTGAGGACAGGTCTAAAAAGGCGTTTATCAGCATGGAAGAATGCAGAAGATCCGTGTCCAGGTAACATCACATATGGGATTGAAATGGAACTTGAAGCATACCCTCAAGCATTTATTCGGAATGGAACTGCAAAGTTCTACCGTAGTAGCCTATGGAATAACCTGACATTCTGTGGTGCGCCAGAAAAGCCTAGTTCCCGTTTTGCTTTCAACTTTGTGTACACTGACGATGAAGTGTACTACACATACAAACATAAAGTTCAGATAATCTCAAGAATAGTTTTGAACCAAACCATAGGTAAATGTGCTCGCTATTATTGGGATGCCATAGATCCACATTGGGGGCAGTTTTCGTCAAGGCCTAGGGAGCAGTGTGATCAGTATCACCTCTGTGGAGCCAATGGAAAATGTACTTTTGACAATAATCAGGTCTGCCAATGTCTGAAAGGATTTAGGCCTAAGTCTCAAGAAAAAGGGAACTTGACCGACTGGTCTCTTGGATGTGTGCGCAACAAACCTTTAAGCTGCCAAGAAAAGGATAAGGATGGTTTTCTTAATTTCACTAGCCTAAAGTTGCCCGATACTACACACTCTTGGGTGAACCGAAGTATGAATCTCAACGAATGCAGAGCAAAATGCTTGGGCAACTGTTCTTGTACGGCTTATACGAGCTCAGATATGAGAGGAGGTACTGGCTGTGCCATTTGGTTTGGTGATCTACTAGATATCAGGGAGCTTGTGACTGCTGGGCCGGATCTATATGTTCGACTGTCAGCGTCAGAATTAGCTTTAG GTACTTCATCCGGCAGCCATGAAGAAGGAAATGATGGTAAATGGAAGATACCATTGATGGTTGTAGTTGCAATCACAGTAATGTTTTCAGGAATTCTGTTAGTTGGATACATTCGGCGAAGGAGGAAAAACCTAAGAG AAAAAACAGAATTGGGAGAAAGAGATCAGAGCAATGAAGGGGAAGGAAAAGAGAACCTAGAGTTGCCACTCTTCGACTGGAATGAAATAGCTAGTGTGACAGAAAACTTTTCAACCGAAAACAAGCTAGGAGAAGGTGGCTTTGGACCTGTTTACAGG GGGACACTAGCAGATGGACAAGAAATTGCTGTGAAGAGGCTTTCTAGAAGTTCTGGTCAAGGATTGGACGAGTTCATGAATGAAGTTGTACTGATTGCCAAACTTCAGCACCGAAATCTGGTAAAGCTTCTTGGTGGTTGTATTCATGGAGAGGAGAAAATGCTGATATATGAATACATGCCCAATGGAAGCCTAGACTCCTCGATTTTCG ATAGAACCAGAGAAGAACAACTCATAGATTGGCCTAAACGTTTCCACATTATTTGCGGAATTGCTCGCGGTCTCCTATACCTTCATCAAGATTCCAGGCTAAGGATTATTCATCGAGATCTAAAAGCAAGTAATGTATTGCTTGATGATGAGATGAATCCGAAAATTTCAGACTTTGGCTTGGCTAGAATATTAGTTGGAGGAGATCAGGCTGGTGGAAATACAAACAGAGTGGTTGGAACATA CGGTTACATGGCACCTGAATATGCCGTTGATGGACAATTTTCTGTGAAATCCGATGTCTTTAGCTACGGTATACTGGTGCTAGAGATCATTAGCGGAACAAAAAACAAGGGATTCTACAATAAAAACAGCCATAACCTTATTGGACAT GCATGGCGATTATGGAACGAAGGAAGGCCTTTGGAAGTGATTGATACAGGTTTAGGAAATTCGTTTTCTCTATCGGAAGTGTTACGTTGCATCCATGTTAGTCTCTTATGCGTGCAACATGAACCTGAGGATAGGCCAAGCATGGCATCTGTAGTTATAATGTTGGGAAGTGATGGTGCATTGGCTCAGCCTAAACAGCCTGGTTTCTTTATCGAAAATGAATCATATGAAGCAGGTCTGTCTTCAAATAACCAAACATCTTCTACCAACGAAGTATCCATTACGCATTTGGAGGCTCGTTGA
- the LOC103448594 gene encoding monooxygenase 3-like, with translation MENLAEKPEVIRREVIQNYAKGFPPIYLDVVQHSDLSTLTWAPLMFRYPWHVVLGNLGKQNIRVAGDAMQPMTPDLGQGGCKALEDAVVLGRYIGTSFIQNGRLVPKEMDNDNVIGKCVEERRWHVTLLIAGHHI, from the coding sequence ATGGAAAATCTGGCGGAGAAGCCCGAAGTTATAAGAAGGGAAGTGATTCAGAATTATGCCAAGGGCTTTCCTCCTATATATCTAGACGTTGTGCAGCACTCAGATCTTTCAACATTGACATGGGCTCCATTAATGTTCAGGTACCCGTGGCATGTAGTATTGGGGAATCTAGGCAAGCAAAACATCAGGGTGGCTGGAGACGCCATGCAACCCATGACACCTGATTTAGGACAAGGAGGTTGCAAGGCATTGGAAGATGCAGTGGTATTAGGCAGATACATAGGGACATCCTTCATACAAAATGGAAGACTTGTGCCAAAAGAGATGGACAATGACAATGTGATTGGAAAATGCGTTGAAGAAAGAAGGTGGCATGTCACGTTGTTGATTGCAGGACACCATATTTAG
- the LOC103448571 gene encoding G-type lectin S-receptor-like serine/threonine-protein kinase At4g27290 isoform X3 codes for MEALSLVSSVQNKSVVWSTNIVKHAQSATVQLLDSGNLVVRDVKDGNSGTYLWQSFDYPSDTLLPGMKLGWDLRTGLKRRLSAWKNAEDPCPGNITYGIEMELEAYPQAFIRNGTAKFYRSSLWNNLTFCGAPEKPSSRFAFNFVYTDDEVYYTYKHKVQIISRIVLNQTIGKCARYYWDAIDPHWGQFSSRPREQCDQYHLCGANGKCTFDNNQVCQCLKGFRPKSQEKGNLTDWSLGCVRNKPLSCQEKDKDGFLNFTSLKLPDTTHSWVNRSMNLNECRAKCLGNCSCTAYTSSDMRGGTGCAIWFGDLLDIRELVTAGPDLYVRLSASELALGTSSGSHEEGNDGKWKIPLMVVVAITVMFSGILLVGYIRRRRKNLREKTELGERDQSNEGEGKENLELPLFDWNEIASVTENFSTENKLGEGGFGPVYRGTLADGQEIAVKRLSRSSGQGLDEFMNEVVLIAKLQHRNLVKLLGGCIHGEEKMLIYEYMPNGSLDSSIFDRTREEQLIDWPKRFHIICGIARGLLYLHQDSRLRIIHRDLKASNVLLDDEMNPKISDFGLARILVGGDQAGGNTNRVVGTYGYMAPEYAVDGQFSVKSDVFSYGILVLEIISGTKNKGFYNKNSHNLIGHAWRLWNEGRPLEVIDTGLGNSFSLSEVLRCIHVSLLCVQHEPEDRPSMASVVIMLGSDGALAQPKQPGFFIENESYEAGLSSNNQTSSTNEVSITHLEAR; via the exons ATGGAAGCTTTGAGCTTGGTTTCTTCAGTCCAG AATAAGAGTGTTGTTTGGTCGACAAACATAGTTAAACACGCCCAAAGTGCAACGGTACAGCTATTAGATTCTGGAAATTTGGTGGTAAGAGATGTGAAAGATGGAAATTCAGGAACCTATTTGTGGCAAAGCTTCGATTATCCTTCCGATACACTGTTACCGGGAATGAAGTTGGGATGGGACTTGAGGACAGGTCTAAAAAGGCGTTTATCAGCATGGAAGAATGCAGAAGATCCGTGTCCAGGTAACATCACATATGGGATTGAAATGGAACTTGAAGCATACCCTCAAGCATTTATTCGGAATGGAACTGCAAAGTTCTACCGTAGTAGCCTATGGAATAACCTGACATTCTGTGGTGCGCCAGAAAAGCCTAGTTCCCGTTTTGCTTTCAACTTTGTGTACACTGACGATGAAGTGTACTACACATACAAACATAAAGTTCAGATAATCTCAAGAATAGTTTTGAACCAAACCATAGGTAAATGTGCTCGCTATTATTGGGATGCCATAGATCCACATTGGGGGCAGTTTTCGTCAAGGCCTAGGGAGCAGTGTGATCAGTATCACCTCTGTGGAGCCAATGGAAAATGTACTTTTGACAATAATCAGGTCTGCCAATGTCTGAAAGGATTTAGGCCTAAGTCTCAAGAAAAAGGGAACTTGACCGACTGGTCTCTTGGATGTGTGCGCAACAAACCTTTAAGCTGCCAAGAAAAGGATAAGGATGGTTTTCTTAATTTCACTAGCCTAAAGTTGCCCGATACTACACACTCTTGGGTGAACCGAAGTATGAATCTCAACGAATGCAGAGCAAAATGCTTGGGCAACTGTTCTTGTACGGCTTATACGAGCTCAGATATGAGAGGAGGTACTGGCTGTGCCATTTGGTTTGGTGATCTACTAGATATCAGGGAGCTTGTGACTGCTGGGCCGGATCTATATGTTCGACTGTCAGCGTCAGAATTAGCTTTAG GTACTTCATCCGGCAGCCATGAAGAAGGAAATGATGGTAAATGGAAGATACCATTGATGGTTGTAGTTGCAATCACAGTAATGTTTTCAGGAATTCTGTTAGTTGGATACATTCGGCGAAGGAGGAAAAACCTAAGAG AAAAAACAGAATTGGGAGAAAGAGATCAGAGCAATGAAGGGGAAGGAAAAGAGAACCTAGAGTTGCCACTCTTCGACTGGAATGAAATAGCTAGTGTGACAGAAAACTTTTCAACCGAAAACAAGCTAGGAGAAGGTGGCTTTGGACCTGTTTACAGG GGGACACTAGCAGATGGACAAGAAATTGCTGTGAAGAGGCTTTCTAGAAGTTCTGGTCAAGGATTGGACGAGTTCATGAATGAAGTTGTACTGATTGCCAAACTTCAGCACCGAAATCTGGTAAAGCTTCTTGGTGGTTGTATTCATGGAGAGGAGAAAATGCTGATATATGAATACATGCCCAATGGAAGCCTAGACTCCTCGATTTTCG ATAGAACCAGAGAAGAACAACTCATAGATTGGCCTAAACGTTTCCACATTATTTGCGGAATTGCTCGCGGTCTCCTATACCTTCATCAAGATTCCAGGCTAAGGATTATTCATCGAGATCTAAAAGCAAGTAATGTATTGCTTGATGATGAGATGAATCCGAAAATTTCAGACTTTGGCTTGGCTAGAATATTAGTTGGAGGAGATCAGGCTGGTGGAAATACAAACAGAGTGGTTGGAACATA CGGTTACATGGCACCTGAATATGCCGTTGATGGACAATTTTCTGTGAAATCCGATGTCTTTAGCTACGGTATACTGGTGCTAGAGATCATTAGCGGAACAAAAAACAAGGGATTCTACAATAAAAACAGCCATAACCTTATTGGACAT GCATGGCGATTATGGAACGAAGGAAGGCCTTTGGAAGTGATTGATACAGGTTTAGGAAATTCGTTTTCTCTATCGGAAGTGTTACGTTGCATCCATGTTAGTCTCTTATGCGTGCAACATGAACCTGAGGATAGGCCAAGCATGGCATCTGTAGTTATAATGTTGGGAAGTGATGGTGCATTGGCTCAGCCTAAACAGCCTGGTTTCTTTATCGAAAATGAATCATATGAAGCAGGTCTGTCTTCAAATAACCAAACATCTTCTACCAACGAAGTATCCATTACGCATTTGGAGGCTCGTTGA
- the LOC103448571 gene encoding G-type lectin S-receptor-like serine/threonine-protein kinase At4g27290 isoform X1 yields the protein MGGFGFLLIGTNLLFLLSTISFAVDSIGPSQSIRNGTTLVSNDGSFELGFFSPGSSKNSYLGIWIKNVPVRAVVWVANRCKPINDSSGTLMLDITGNLVLFGQNKSVVWSTNIVKHAQSATVQLLDSGNLVVRDVKDGNSGTYLWQSFDYPSDTLLPGMKLGWDLRTGLKRRLSAWKNAEDPCPGNITYGIEMELEAYPQAFIRNGTAKFYRSSLWNNLTFCGAPEKPSSRFAFNFVYTDDEVYYTYKHKVQIISRIVLNQTIGKCARYYWDAIDPHWGQFSSRPREQCDQYHLCGANGKCTFDNNQVCQCLKGFRPKSQEKGNLTDWSLGCVRNKPLSCQEKDKDGFLNFTSLKLPDTTHSWVNRSMNLNECRAKCLGNCSCTAYTSSDMRGGTGCAIWFGDLLDIRELVTAGPDLYVRLSASELALGTSSGSHEEGNDGKWKIPLMVVVAITVMFSGILLVGYIRRRRKNLREKTELGERDQSNEGEGKENLELPLFDWNEIASVTENFSTENKLGEGGFGPVYRGTLADGQEIAVKRLSRSSGQGLDEFMNEVVLIAKLQHRNLVKLLGGCIHGEEKMLIYEYMPNGSLDSSIFDRTREEQLIDWPKRFHIICGIARGLLYLHQDSRLRIIHRDLKASNVLLDDEMNPKISDFGLARILVGGDQAGGNTNRVVGTYGYMAPEYAVDGQFSVKSDVFSYGILVLEIISGTKNKGFYNKNSHNLIGHAWRLWNEGRPLEVIDTGLGNSFSLSEVLRCIHVSLLCVQHEPEDRPSMASVVIMLGSDGALAQPKQPGFFIENESYEAGLSSNNQTSSTNEVSITHLEAR from the exons ATGGGGGGTTTCGGTTTTCTGCTCATCGGTACTAATTTGCTCTTTCTGCTGTCCACAATTTCCTTTGCAGTTGACAGCATTGGTCCGTCGCAGTCTATCCGTAATGGAACGACCTTAGTTTCAAACGATGGAAGCTTTGAGCTTGGTTTCTTCAGTCCAGGTAGTTCCAAGAATAGTTACTTGGGAATTTGGATCAAGAATGTCCCGGTAAGAGCTGTTGTTTGGGTTGCAAACAGATGCAAACCAATCAATGACTCGTCCGGCACATTAATGTTAGACATAACCGGCAATCTTGTGTTGTTTGGTCAGAATAAGAGTGTTGTTTGGTCGACAAACATAGTTAAACACGCCCAAAGTGCAACGGTACAGCTATTAGATTCTGGAAATTTGGTGGTAAGAGATGTGAAAGATGGAAATTCAGGAACCTATTTGTGGCAAAGCTTCGATTATCCTTCCGATACACTGTTACCGGGAATGAAGTTGGGATGGGACTTGAGGACAGGTCTAAAAAGGCGTTTATCAGCATGGAAGAATGCAGAAGATCCGTGTCCAGGTAACATCACATATGGGATTGAAATGGAACTTGAAGCATACCCTCAAGCATTTATTCGGAATGGAACTGCAAAGTTCTACCGTAGTAGCCTATGGAATAACCTGACATTCTGTGGTGCGCCAGAAAAGCCTAGTTCCCGTTTTGCTTTCAACTTTGTGTACACTGACGATGAAGTGTACTACACATACAAACATAAAGTTCAGATAATCTCAAGAATAGTTTTGAACCAAACCATAGGTAAATGTGCTCGCTATTATTGGGATGCCATAGATCCACATTGGGGGCAGTTTTCGTCAAGGCCTAGGGAGCAGTGTGATCAGTATCACCTCTGTGGAGCCAATGGAAAATGTACTTTTGACAATAATCAGGTCTGCCAATGTCTGAAAGGATTTAGGCCTAAGTCTCAAGAAAAAGGGAACTTGACCGACTGGTCTCTTGGATGTGTGCGCAACAAACCTTTAAGCTGCCAAGAAAAGGATAAGGATGGTTTTCTTAATTTCACTAGCCTAAAGTTGCCCGATACTACACACTCTTGGGTGAACCGAAGTATGAATCTCAACGAATGCAGAGCAAAATGCTTGGGCAACTGTTCTTGTACGGCTTATACGAGCTCAGATATGAGAGGAGGTACTGGCTGTGCCATTTGGTTTGGTGATCTACTAGATATCAGGGAGCTTGTGACTGCTGGGCCGGATCTATATGTTCGACTGTCAGCGTCAGAATTAGCTTTAG GTACTTCATCCGGCAGCCATGAAGAAGGAAATGATGGTAAATGGAAGATACCATTGATGGTTGTAGTTGCAATCACAGTAATGTTTTCAGGAATTCTGTTAGTTGGATACATTCGGCGAAGGAGGAAAAACCTAAGAG AAAAAACAGAATTGGGAGAAAGAGATCAGAGCAATGAAGGGGAAGGAAAAGAGAACCTAGAGTTGCCACTCTTCGACTGGAATGAAATAGCTAGTGTGACAGAAAACTTTTCAACCGAAAACAAGCTAGGAGAAGGTGGCTTTGGACCTGTTTACAGG GGGACACTAGCAGATGGACAAGAAATTGCTGTGAAGAGGCTTTCTAGAAGTTCTGGTCAAGGATTGGACGAGTTCATGAATGAAGTTGTACTGATTGCCAAACTTCAGCACCGAAATCTGGTAAAGCTTCTTGGTGGTTGTATTCATGGAGAGGAGAAAATGCTGATATATGAATACATGCCCAATGGAAGCCTAGACTCCTCGATTTTCG ATAGAACCAGAGAAGAACAACTCATAGATTGGCCTAAACGTTTCCACATTATTTGCGGAATTGCTCGCGGTCTCCTATACCTTCATCAAGATTCCAGGCTAAGGATTATTCATCGAGATCTAAAAGCAAGTAATGTATTGCTTGATGATGAGATGAATCCGAAAATTTCAGACTTTGGCTTGGCTAGAATATTAGTTGGAGGAGATCAGGCTGGTGGAAATACAAACAGAGTGGTTGGAACATA CGGTTACATGGCACCTGAATATGCCGTTGATGGACAATTTTCTGTGAAATCCGATGTCTTTAGCTACGGTATACTGGTGCTAGAGATCATTAGCGGAACAAAAAACAAGGGATTCTACAATAAAAACAGCCATAACCTTATTGGACAT GCATGGCGATTATGGAACGAAGGAAGGCCTTTGGAAGTGATTGATACAGGTTTAGGAAATTCGTTTTCTCTATCGGAAGTGTTACGTTGCATCCATGTTAGTCTCTTATGCGTGCAACATGAACCTGAGGATAGGCCAAGCATGGCATCTGTAGTTATAATGTTGGGAAGTGATGGTGCATTGGCTCAGCCTAAACAGCCTGGTTTCTTTATCGAAAATGAATCATATGAAGCAGGTCTGTCTTCAAATAACCAAACATCTTCTACCAACGAAGTATCCATTACGCATTTGGAGGCTCGTTGA